A window of the Cystobacter fuscus genome harbors these coding sequences:
- a CDS encoding class I SAM-dependent methyltransferase, protein MKRIHESGFGFAEALQAAQQSLDKNKNVLRDYLESKGPGSEEPILFDSESLAILAYKGAIEAVRERYWTTTFLSSGFWCSLNESVLGANLRLLADRERTGASVRRLFLLPVPPVEELQRLQDERMLLRKQQDVEGLARFDQKFANLAENVHELIRHGCDIRIAHGAEQLHPSLPEELAFEPGDTEIAIYDNWRFDLFQGGRSGTIESVCGYTPATARFEQNRDRVVEYFERLWAKSQPIGEFLERIRKLIEYSSTRIEYDTSWLVRYDHALPREDEALKVAEFSSVQVELTRLVRWGKVRRFLDVGTCTARYPLALREAVRADGDIMAVDNDMDCVRFSQEKVQRESGNDARFKIKCHDFRSTELPSERKFDLITCMMGTLSHFEHAPWEGHRPPEDALQRAIENFARLLDEDGVLFFTVWTEKACQELRLLGIYTDEDRQRLARTSITRQELQRRLEAAGLRVSAPLLLQDRMDLYRCEWPRP, encoded by the coding sequence ATGAAGCGCATCCATGAGTCCGGCTTCGGTTTCGCCGAGGCCCTGCAGGCCGCGCAGCAGTCGCTCGACAAGAACAAGAATGTTCTTCGCGACTATCTCGAATCCAAGGGCCCCGGCTCCGAGGAGCCCATCCTCTTCGACTCCGAGAGCCTCGCCATCCTGGCCTACAAGGGCGCCATCGAGGCGGTCCGCGAGCGCTACTGGACGACGACGTTCCTCTCCTCCGGGTTCTGGTGCAGTCTGAACGAGAGCGTTCTCGGCGCCAACCTCCGCCTGCTGGCGGATCGCGAGCGGACGGGGGCCTCGGTGCGCAGATTGTTCCTGCTCCCCGTGCCTCCCGTTGAGGAGCTCCAACGCCTGCAGGACGAGCGGATGCTGCTGCGCAAGCAGCAGGACGTGGAGGGGCTGGCGCGCTTCGACCAGAAGTTCGCCAACCTCGCGGAGAACGTCCACGAGCTGATCCGCCATGGCTGCGACATCCGCATCGCCCATGGCGCGGAGCAACTGCACCCGTCGCTTCCCGAGGAGCTCGCCTTCGAGCCCGGGGACACGGAGATCGCCATCTACGACAACTGGCGGTTCGATCTCTTCCAGGGCGGACGCTCCGGCACCATCGAGAGCGTCTGCGGCTATACGCCCGCCACCGCGCGGTTCGAGCAGAACCGTGACCGCGTCGTCGAGTACTTCGAGCGGCTCTGGGCGAAGTCGCAGCCCATCGGCGAGTTCCTCGAGCGGATCCGCAAGCTCATCGAGTACTCCTCGACGCGGATCGAGTACGACACGAGCTGGCTCGTCCGGTACGATCACGCCCTGCCCCGCGAGGACGAGGCCCTCAAGGTGGCGGAGTTCAGCAGCGTGCAGGTGGAGCTGACGCGGCTGGTGCGCTGGGGCAAGGTCCGCCGCTTCCTGGACGTTGGCACCTGCACCGCGCGCTATCCCCTCGCGCTGCGCGAGGCCGTGCGCGCGGATGGCGACATCATGGCCGTCGACAACGACATGGACTGCGTGCGCTTCTCCCAGGAGAAGGTGCAGCGCGAGAGCGGCAACGACGCCCGCTTCAAGATCAAGTGCCATGACTTCAGGTCCACCGAGCTCCCGTCCGAGCGGAAGTTCGATCTCATCACCTGCATGATGGGAACCCTGTCCCACTTCGAGCACGCCCCGTGGGAGGGGCACCGGCCTCCCGAGGACGCGCTCCAGCGAGCCATCGAGAACTTCGCCCGCCTGCTGGACGAGGATGGCGTGTTGTTCTTCACCGTCTGGACCGAGAAGGCGTGCCAGGAGCTGCGCCTGCTGGGCATCTACACGGACGAGGACCGGCAACGGCTGGCACGCACGAGCATTACCCGCCAGGAGTTGCAGCGGCGGCTCGAGGCCGCGGGCCTGCGGGTTTCCGCGCCGCTGTTGCTCCAGGATCGGATGGACCTCTACCGCTGCGAGTGGCCTCGACCCTGA
- a CDS encoding MFS transporter — protein sequence MTPGRPWAITHPLRAFFVTWIGQLLSLLGSRLSGFALGLAVYQESGSITQFAIYSSLVLLPNLLLSPFAGALADRWDRRRVMLLSDVGAGVNSLIVLLLVTWHDAAFWRSHPWLIYPPVILGAAFTTLRWPAYYAACTLLVPRQHLGRANALIDLAVGVAQVAAPVLAVALLARIGLGGILFIDLLSFLVSTGALLLVRFPAPVRRETDPARRDSLWEEMGLGWKFIRDRPGLMGLTAFTGVFNFVISMVPTLITPLVLSFADVSTLGLVQTTAGVGMLVGAVVASVWSGPRHLVASVLCAHLLSALALLVGCLRPSVPLIAVASSVFLFSIPPIQSRAWAIWQRKVAPELQGRVFAVRRMVTLAASPVASLLAGWLADRVFEPWLAVGGALAGTVGKLLGTGPGRGIAFLMGMLGVVCLGNVLAAWFNPRVRNLEDELSEPAPS from the coding sequence ATGACTCCCGGAAGGCCATGGGCCATCACCCACCCCCTCCGGGCGTTCTTCGTGACGTGGATCGGGCAGTTGCTGTCGCTGCTCGGCTCGCGGTTGAGCGGCTTCGCGCTCGGCCTCGCGGTGTACCAGGAGTCGGGATCGATCACCCAGTTCGCCATCTACTCCTCCCTCGTCCTGCTGCCCAACCTCCTGCTCTCGCCGTTCGCCGGAGCACTCGCGGATCGCTGGGACCGCCGCCGCGTCATGTTGCTCAGCGACGTGGGCGCGGGGGTGAATTCGCTGATCGTCCTGCTCCTCGTCACCTGGCACGACGCGGCGTTCTGGCGGTCACACCCGTGGCTCATCTATCCGCCCGTCATCCTGGGCGCGGCGTTCACGACGCTGCGCTGGCCCGCGTACTACGCCGCCTGCACGCTGCTGGTGCCCCGGCAGCACCTGGGACGAGCGAACGCGCTCATCGACCTGGCGGTCGGCGTGGCGCAGGTCGCCGCGCCCGTGCTCGCCGTCGCGCTCCTGGCGCGCATCGGGCTCGGGGGCATCCTGTTCATCGATCTGCTGAGCTTCCTCGTCTCCACGGGAGCGCTCCTGCTGGTGCGATTTCCCGCGCCTGTCAGACGCGAGACGGATCCGGCGAGAAGAGACTCGCTGTGGGAGGAGATGGGCCTGGGCTGGAAGTTCATCCGTGACCGGCCCGGGCTGATGGGACTCACGGCGTTCACCGGGGTCTTCAACTTCGTCATCAGCATGGTGCCCACGCTGATCACGCCGCTGGTGCTCAGCTTCGCGGACGTGTCCACGCTGGGGCTCGTCCAGACGACCGCCGGGGTGGGAATGCTGGTGGGCGCCGTCGTGGCGAGCGTGTGGAGCGGCCCGCGCCACCTCGTCGCCAGCGTGCTGTGCGCCCACCTGCTCTCCGCGCTCGCGCTGCTCGTGGGTTGCCTGCGGCCGAGCGTCCCGCTCATCGCGGTGGCCTCGTCCGTCTTCCTCTTCTCGATTCCGCCCATCCAGAGCAGGGCCTGGGCCATCTGGCAGCGCAAGGTCGCGCCCGAGTTGCAGGGCCGTGTCTTCGCCGTGCGCCGGATGGTGACGCTGGCCGCATCGCCCGTGGCGTCACTGCTCGCCGGGTGGCTGGCGGACCGGGTTTTCGAGCCGTGGCTCGCGGTCGGTGGCGCGCTGGCCGGCACCGTCGGAAAGCTCCTGGGCACCGGCCCCGGACGAGGGATCGCGTTTCTCATGGGCATGCTCGGGGTGGTGTGCCTGGGCAACGTGCTCGCGGCCTGGTTCAACCCCCGGGTGCGAAACCTGGAGGACGAGCTGAGTGAGCCCGCTCCGTCGTAG
- a CDS encoding cation-translocating P-type ATPase, which translates to MTSQEQMGTRTPPGTSGHTARWHALPPESVLSRVESTEAGLTHEQARERLARHGPNVIKRERGDGVLTLLWRQVNSPLIWVLIASAVLAVLLGKVTDGLVVAAVVVLNTLVGFVQEYRAGKAIEALSQMVPQTTPVLRGGHKQSVPAADLVPGDVVHLESGDRVPADLRLLHARNLQIEEAALTGESVPSRKQVDAVAEDAELGDRASLAFGGTLVTSGTATAVVVATGGATELGRISHLLAQATDLRTPMTLALEHIGKLITGAIIVLSGVLLGVGLLRGYDLSEAVLVAITLAVAAIPEGLPAIVTIAMAIGVQRMAARRAVIRKLPAVETLGSTTVICTDKTGTLTRNEMTVQAVWTPRGRYTLSGVGYAPQGQLQVEGQPVEHSPEDVRALLLAGALCNDAALHSREGRWEMTGDPTEGALVVAAEKVGLRMEAERARHVRVDAIPFESEHQFMATLHTGDPEGRRILLKGAPEVVLRRCALEGGPEPVLAEVERLARQGMRMLAVARKAVPSSGDALRMEHVEGGFTLLGLAGMIDPPREEALAAVKACHTAGIRVKMMTGDHQATAEAIGVQLGIHAAARPGMTGARLSTLDDARLTEVVADTNVFARVAPEHKLRLVRALQAKGQVVAMTGDGVNDAPALKQANIGVAMGITGTAVSKEAADLVLTDDNFASIVAAVEEGRRVYDNLIKSLAFVLPTNLGLALILMFGVAFFPIQHVEGKWVPLMAMLPTQLLWINLVATVTLALPLAFEVRERDVMQRPPRAPDAPVLSHFVVMRTGLVALLMAAGAIGLFLWAYRQDGAGQPTRALAHAQTMAVNTVISFQIFYLWLCRTLAGSLRAVGLFSNHTLFVGIGILVLLQAAFMYVPFLQRLFGSAALSLEDVGLSVLAGMVVLPVVGLEKWLRSRGK; encoded by the coding sequence ATGACGTCCCAGGAGCAGATGGGCACCCGGACCCCGCCGGGCACGTCCGGGCACACGGCTCGCTGGCATGCCCTCCCCCCCGAGTCCGTGCTGTCCCGGGTGGAGAGCACGGAGGCCGGGCTCACGCACGAGCAGGCCCGGGAGCGGCTCGCCCGCCACGGACCCAACGTGATCAAGCGCGAGCGGGGCGATGGCGTGCTCACCCTGCTGTGGCGACAGGTGAACAGCCCCCTCATCTGGGTGCTCATCGCCTCCGCGGTATTGGCCGTGCTCCTGGGCAAGGTGACGGACGGGTTGGTGGTGGCCGCCGTGGTGGTCCTCAACACGCTCGTGGGCTTCGTGCAGGAGTACCGCGCCGGCAAGGCCATCGAGGCGCTCAGCCAGATGGTGCCGCAGACCACGCCCGTGCTGCGCGGCGGGCACAAGCAGTCCGTGCCGGCCGCGGACCTGGTGCCCGGGGACGTGGTGCACCTGGAGTCCGGAGACCGGGTGCCCGCGGATCTTCGGCTGCTGCACGCGCGCAACCTCCAGATCGAGGAGGCCGCGCTCACCGGCGAGTCGGTGCCCTCGCGCAAGCAGGTGGACGCCGTCGCGGAGGACGCGGAGCTGGGGGATCGCGCCAGCCTGGCCTTCGGCGGCACGCTGGTGACGTCCGGAACGGCGACCGCGGTGGTGGTGGCCACCGGAGGAGCCACCGAGCTGGGACGCATCTCCCACCTGCTGGCGCAGGCCACGGACCTGCGCACGCCCATGACCCTGGCGCTCGAGCACATCGGCAAGCTCATCACCGGCGCCATCATCGTCCTGTCCGGGGTGCTGCTGGGCGTGGGGTTGCTGCGCGGCTATGACCTCAGCGAGGCCGTCCTGGTGGCCATCACCCTGGCGGTGGCCGCGATTCCCGAGGGCCTGCCCGCCATCGTCACCATCGCGATGGCCATCGGCGTGCAGCGCATGGCGGCCCGCCGCGCCGTCATCCGCAAGCTGCCCGCCGTGGAGACCCTGGGCAGCACCACCGTCATCTGCACGGACAAGACGGGCACCCTCACGCGCAACGAGATGACGGTGCAGGCGGTGTGGACCCCTCGCGGGCGCTACACCCTGAGCGGGGTGGGCTATGCACCACAAGGGCAGCTCCAGGTGGAGGGTCAGCCGGTGGAGCACTCCCCCGAGGACGTGCGCGCGCTGCTGCTCGCGGGGGCGTTGTGCAACGACGCCGCGCTCCACTCCCGGGAGGGCCGCTGGGAGATGACGGGAGACCCCACCGAGGGCGCGCTGGTGGTGGCCGCGGAGAAGGTGGGCCTGCGCATGGAGGCGGAGCGCGCGCGCCACGTCCGCGTGGACGCCATCCCCTTCGAGTCGGAGCACCAGTTCATGGCCACGCTCCACACGGGAGACCCCGAGGGCCGGCGCATCCTCCTCAAGGGCGCACCCGAGGTGGTGTTGCGCCGCTGCGCATTGGAGGGTGGCCCGGAGCCGGTGCTGGCGGAGGTGGAGCGCCTGGCGCGCCAGGGCATGCGCATGCTCGCGGTGGCCCGGAAGGCCGTGCCCTCGTCCGGGGACGCCTTGCGGATGGAGCACGTGGAGGGGGGCTTCACGCTGCTCGGGCTGGCGGGAATGATCGATCCACCCCGCGAGGAGGCGCTCGCGGCGGTGAAGGCCTGCCACACCGCCGGCATCCGCGTGAAGATGATGACCGGCGACCACCAGGCCACGGCGGAGGCCATCGGGGTGCAGTTGGGCATCCACGCCGCGGCTCGGCCGGGGATGACGGGTGCGCGGCTGTCCACCCTGGATGACGCGCGCCTGACCGAGGTCGTGGCGGACACGAACGTGTTCGCGCGGGTGGCGCCCGAGCACAAGCTGCGGCTGGTGCGCGCGCTCCAGGCCAAGGGACAGGTGGTGGCCATGACGGGCGATGGTGTCAACGACGCGCCCGCGCTCAAGCAGGCCAACATCGGCGTGGCCATGGGCATCACCGGCACGGCGGTGTCCAAGGAGGCGGCGGACCTGGTGCTCACCGACGACAACTTCGCCTCCATCGTCGCGGCGGTGGAGGAAGGCCGGCGCGTCTACGACAACCTCATCAAGTCACTGGCCTTCGTGCTGCCCACCAACCTGGGTCTCGCGCTCATCCTCATGTTCGGGGTGGCCTTCTTCCCCATCCAGCACGTCGAGGGGAAGTGGGTGCCGTTGATGGCCATGCTTCCCACGCAACTGCTGTGGATCAACCTGGTGGCCACCGTCACCCTGGCGCTGCCCCTGGCGTTCGAGGTGCGTGAGCGCGACGTGATGCAACGCCCACCGAGGGCCCCGGACGCCCCCGTGCTCAGCCACTTCGTGGTGATGCGCACGGGCCTGGTGGCGCTGCTGATGGCCGCGGGGGCGATCGGGCTGTTCCTCTGGGCGTACCGCCAGGACGGCGCCGGACAGCCCACGCGGGCCCTGGCCCATGCCCAGACGATGGCGGTCAACACCGTCATCAGCTTCCAGATCTTCTACCTGTGGCTGTGCCGCACGCTGGCGGGCTCCCTGCGGGCCGTGGGCCTGTTCAGCAACCACACCCTCTTCGTGGGCATCGGGATTCTGGTGCTGCTCCAGGCCGCCTTCATGTACGTGCCCTTCCTGCAACGGCTCTTCGGCTCCGCGGCCCTGTCACTCGAGGATGTCGGCCTCTCGGTGCTCGCGGGAATGGTGGTGTTGCCGGTGGTGGGCCTGGAGAAGTGGCTGCGCTCGCGCGGCAAGTGA
- a CDS encoding MXAN_5453 family MXYO-CTERM-anchored protein: MKHSALVDRNFLFAALGSLLLAGPALAELPEYTFQLQARTNMAGNDSGAYNLEPGALLSGSYTLPLTKDRRVGFTLAITPEGSPSLWYGVEGKGERIYTLPRIGEDARMGDPSLDSRGNVVFAVTGADANADNGIYLLNVDDPKQVRVIREPLGSSYWSSLVLNEAQQFAARVRVGIGNAYVLYTPREGRYEVTLLATDHELDAASPYTYLYSPNLNDLGQLVAAVDLQPYTTEWFQELRVWNPDGTSHLIAESRGRNPSSSIYRFASVQPALNNQGQVAFLASVRDASGKQSTVLFLWDGAELKTLAQEGQGDIKELELFPPDINDQGLVVFRAFRADGLRAVWVSDGEKLEPVVTEHDVLPSDLGPARVDQETSSNPVFGGAPMINSRGDISFCAGLAPPKDDQEEWGSAIYVAQSSFAPPGESDGGVEPDAGTEPDGGGNTPPDAGTEPDGGDAPDGGTQAPDAGTGNPAPGEPGSPSGCGCQAAASAALWPWALVGLLRLARSRRAQRQDGSRLD, translated from the coding sequence ATGAAACACAGTGCATTGGTTGATAGGAATTTCCTGTTCGCGGCCCTGGGCTCGCTCCTGCTGGCGGGGCCGGCCCTCGCCGAACTGCCGGAGTACACCTTCCAGCTCCAGGCCCGGACCAACATGGCGGGCAATGACTCCGGGGCCTACAACCTGGAGCCGGGCGCCCTGCTCTCCGGCAGCTATACGCTTCCCCTCACCAAGGACCGGCGGGTGGGCTTCACCCTGGCCATCACGCCCGAGGGCTCCCCGAGCCTCTGGTACGGCGTGGAGGGAAAGGGAGAGCGGATCTACACCCTGCCGCGCATCGGAGAGGATGCCCGCATGGGGGATCCCAGCCTCGATTCACGGGGCAACGTGGTGTTCGCCGTCACGGGCGCGGACGCCAACGCGGACAATGGCATCTACCTGTTGAACGTGGACGACCCGAAGCAGGTCCGTGTCATCCGCGAACCGCTGGGCTCCTCCTATTGGTCGAGCCTCGTGCTCAACGAGGCACAGCAGTTCGCGGCCCGCGTCCGGGTCGGCATCGGCAACGCCTACGTCCTGTACACCCCTCGGGAGGGGCGCTACGAGGTGACGCTCCTCGCCACGGACCACGAGCTCGACGCGGCCAGTCCCTATACCTATCTCTACTCGCCCAACCTCAACGATCTGGGACAGCTCGTGGCCGCGGTGGATCTCCAGCCCTACACCACCGAGTGGTTCCAGGAGCTGCGCGTGTGGAACCCGGATGGGACGTCCCACCTCATCGCCGAGTCCCGCGGGCGCAATCCCTCGTCATCCATCTACCGCTTCGCCTCGGTCCAACCCGCGCTCAACAACCAGGGGCAGGTCGCGTTCCTGGCGTCGGTGCGCGATGCGTCGGGGAAGCAATCCACCGTGCTCTTCCTGTGGGATGGGGCCGAGCTGAAGACACTCGCGCAAGAGGGCCAGGGAGACATCAAGGAGTTGGAGCTCTTCCCCCCGGACATCAATGATCAAGGGCTCGTCGTCTTCCGTGCCTTCCGCGCCGACGGATTGCGCGCGGTGTGGGTGAGCGACGGCGAGAAGCTCGAGCCCGTGGTGACGGAGCACGATGTCCTTCCCTCGGATCTCGGTCCCGCGCGCGTGGACCAGGAGACGTCCTCGAATCCCGTCTTCGGCGGTGCCCCGATGATCAACAGCCGCGGAGACATCTCCTTCTGCGCGGGACTGGCCCCGCCGAAGGACGACCAGGAGGAATGGGGCTCCGCCATCTACGTCGCCCAGTCCTCGTTCGCGCCGCCGGGAGAAAGCGATGGGGGCGTGGAGCCCGACGCGGGGACGGAGCCGGATGGTGGGGGCAACACCCCGCCTGACGCGGGAACGGAACCAGATGGTGGAGACGCACCGGACGGAGGCACCCAGGCGCCGGACGCGGGCACCGGCAACCCCGCTCCCGGCGAGCCGGGCTCCCCCTCGGGCTGTGGCTGCCAGGCGGCGGCATCCGCGGCGCTGTGGCCCTGGGCCCTCGTGGGTCTGCTGCGTCTGGCCCGGTCGCGGCGAGCCCAGCGTCAGGACGGCTCGCGGCTCGACTGA
- a CDS encoding CARDB domain-containing protein: MLTACGSQQQPSTPPDTGVVASKLDQNVALGKSITASGYTQVYVAANANDGNRSTYWEGAPNAYPNTLTVNLGASHTVSAVVLQLNPDSIWSTRTQNITVLGRNSASGTFATLVAAADYTFNPASGNQVTIPLSTTASEIQLRFSSNTGAPGAQIAEFQVLGSPAGGTVTYALTVNNGSGGGTYAADTVVNISANAAPAGQVFSSWSGGVAANFGNIYSASTTYKTTAAAATLTANYTSTGTGGSKYEAEAATLSGGAATTTNHANYSGSGFVEGYWAQGASTRFNVSVTSAGWYDVGLRYGNGFTDSNISVYVNGTRSAQSALPTTGNWDTWATKVETFYLNAGSNSIAYQYDAGDIANVNLDYITIGATAANKADLSVADIQWSAASNPPKEGEAITLKAVVRNTGTAASPSSVHKVSFRVNNQEIAASTQPTTTSIAAGASATLTANATWSTANGTYAITAVVDPDNTIAEFNDANNSATKNLTVTQQPGPDLVVRSISQSPANPSAGSPVTFNVTVANQGLDAAGSSAAVKLTIDGTTSLSGVTSTALAAGASAVVSLGGSWTATNGNHTLVATIDPANAISEAVESNNTLNSSFYVGRGARVPWIEYEAEDGATNAQVQGPSRTLGTIPGEASGRKAVVLSSTGHYVQWTTTAPANSIVIRNSIPDAPGGGGTQATISLYVNGTKVDTLTLSSKEAWVYGDDATQYNNPSAGPPRRIYDESSKLLKTTIPQGATVRLQKDSGDASPYYAIDFIDLELVAAPIAKPEGYVDVTQAGNGWEPAIPNDGIADDNAISQAIWAVQAGKFKGVYLPPGVYDQTNKIQVKGVTIQGAGLWHTRLYNASLAEDAGWGQTGFIITGDDSKFRDFAIFGNTDGLRTQGGKAWVNSAFKNTVIENMWIEHVHCGYWVGGPSESTNLRISNVRIRNTGADGINLCNGTKDSVIENSHARNTGDDAFAIWSATDLYAQPDRNNVIRNCSVQIVWRAAAYAIYGGVGNRIENSTAADVLTYPGLTVSSEFNPYPLESATIDGLTLTRTGGTYWGGQQFGSIWLRGDQNPTNGITIKNVDIIDPTYQGISIQNNNGGAFTNVLFDGITITNPTTYGIQVLSTAKGGATFSNVTVNNAPSGKAVNQSNGGFTITNGGGNNW; the protein is encoded by the coding sequence ATGCTGACGGCCTGCGGTTCCCAGCAGCAGCCGTCCACGCCCCCCGACACGGGCGTGGTGGCTTCGAAACTGGACCAGAACGTCGCGCTCGGAAAGAGCATCACGGCCTCGGGTTATACACAGGTTTATGTCGCGGCGAACGCGAACGATGGCAACCGGAGCACCTATTGGGAGGGCGCGCCCAATGCCTATCCCAACACCCTGACGGTGAACCTCGGCGCCAGCCACACGGTCAGCGCCGTGGTGTTGCAGCTCAACCCGGATAGCATCTGGAGCACCCGAACCCAGAACATCACGGTGCTGGGTCGCAACTCGGCGAGCGGCACCTTCGCCACCCTGGTGGCCGCGGCGGACTACACCTTCAACCCCGCGAGCGGCAATCAGGTGACCATTCCCCTGAGCACCACCGCGAGCGAGATCCAGCTGCGCTTCTCGTCGAACACGGGTGCCCCCGGCGCGCAGATCGCGGAGTTCCAGGTCCTCGGCTCGCCGGCCGGTGGAACGGTGACCTATGCCCTGACCGTCAACAACGGCTCGGGCGGCGGCACCTACGCGGCCGACACCGTGGTGAACATCTCGGCCAACGCCGCCCCCGCCGGTCAGGTCTTCAGCTCCTGGTCGGGTGGCGTCGCGGCCAACTTCGGCAACATCTACTCGGCGTCCACCACGTACAAGACGACCGCCGCCGCGGCCACCCTCACCGCCAACTACACGTCGACGGGCACGGGCGGCTCCAAGTACGAGGCGGAAGCGGCGACCCTGAGCGGCGGCGCGGCGACCACCACCAACCACGCCAACTACAGCGGCTCGGGCTTCGTGGAGGGCTACTGGGCCCAGGGCGCGAGCACCCGCTTCAACGTCTCCGTCACGAGCGCGGGCTGGTATGACGTGGGCCTGCGCTACGGCAACGGCTTCACGGACTCCAACATCTCCGTCTACGTGAACGGCACGCGCAGCGCGCAGAGCGCCCTGCCCACCACCGGCAACTGGGACACCTGGGCCACCAAGGTCGAGACCTTCTACCTGAACGCGGGCAGCAACTCGATCGCCTACCAGTACGACGCCGGCGACATCGCGAACGTCAACCTGGACTACATCACCATTGGAGCCACGGCCGCCAACAAGGCCGACCTGAGCGTGGCCGACATCCAGTGGAGCGCGGCGAGCAACCCGCCCAAGGAAGGCGAGGCCATCACCCTCAAGGCCGTGGTGCGCAACACCGGCACGGCCGCCAGCCCGAGCAGCGTCCACAAGGTCTCCTTCCGCGTGAACAACCAGGAGATCGCCGCCTCGACGCAGCCCACCACGACGTCCATCGCGGCCGGCGCGAGCGCCACCCTGACGGCCAACGCCACCTGGTCCACCGCCAACGGCACCTACGCCATCACCGCCGTCGTGGACCCGGACAACACCATCGCCGAGTTCAACGACGCCAACAACAGCGCCACCAAGAACCTCACGGTGACGCAGCAGCCCGGCCCGGACCTCGTGGTGAGGTCCATCTCCCAGAGCCCGGCCAACCCCTCCGCGGGCAGCCCCGTCACCTTCAACGTGACCGTCGCCAACCAGGGCCTCGACGCGGCCGGCAGCTCCGCCGCCGTCAAGCTGACCATCGACGGAACGACGAGCCTCTCGGGTGTCACCTCCACGGCGCTCGCCGCGGGTGCCTCGGCCGTCGTGAGCCTCGGCGGCTCCTGGACGGCCACCAATGGCAACCACACGCTGGTCGCGACGATCGATCCCGCCAACGCCATCTCCGAGGCGGTGGAGAGCAACAACACGCTGAACTCCAGCTTCTACGTCGGCCGCGGCGCCCGCGTGCCGTGGATCGAGTACGAGGCCGAGGACGGGGCGACCAACGCCCAGGTCCAGGGTCCCAGCCGCACGCTCGGCACCATCCCGGGCGAGGCCTCCGGACGCAAGGCCGTGGTGCTCAGCTCGACCGGCCACTACGTGCAGTGGACCACCACCGCGCCCGCCAACTCCATCGTCATCCGCAACAGCATCCCCGACGCGCCCGGCGGCGGTGGCACCCAGGCCACCATCAGCCTCTACGTCAACGGCACCAAGGTGGACACCCTCACGCTCTCCTCCAAGGAGGCCTGGGTCTACGGGGACGACGCCACCCAGTACAACAACCCCTCGGCGGGCCCCCCGCGCCGCATCTACGACGAGTCCAGCAAGCTGCTGAAGACCACCATCCCCCAGGGCGCCACCGTCCGCCTCCAGAAGGACTCGGGCGACGCCTCTCCGTACTACGCCATCGACTTCATCGACCTCGAGCTCGTCGCGGCGCCGATCGCCAAGCCCGAGGGCTACGTTGACGTCACCCAGGCGGGCAACGGCTGGGAACCCGCCATCCCCAACGATGGCATCGCCGACGACAACGCCATCAGCCAGGCCATCTGGGCGGTCCAGGCCGGCAAGTTCAAGGGCGTCTACCTCCCGCCGGGCGTCTACGATCAGACCAACAAGATCCAGGTCAAGGGCGTCACCATCCAGGGCGCGGGCCTGTGGCACACCCGGCTCTACAACGCCAGCCTGGCCGAGGACGCGGGCTGGGGTCAGACGGGCTTCATCATCACCGGCGATGACTCGAAGTTCCGCGACTTCGCCATCTTCGGCAACACCGACGGCCTGCGCACCCAGGGTGGCAAGGCCTGGGTGAACTCGGCCTTCAAGAACACCGTCATCGAGAACATGTGGATCGAGCACGTCCACTGCGGCTACTGGGTCGGCGGCCCCTCCGAGTCGACGAACCTGCGCATCAGCAACGTGCGCATCCGCAACACCGGCGCGGACGGCATCAACCTGTGCAACGGCACCAAGGACAGCGTCATCGAGAACTCGCACGCCCGGAACACCGGCGATGACGCCTTCGCCATCTGGTCCGCGACCGACCTCTACGCGCAGCCGGACCGCAACAACGTCATCCGCAACTGCAGCGTGCAGATCGTCTGGCGCGCCGCCGCCTACGCCATCTACGGCGGCGTCGGCAACCGCATCGAGAACAGCACCGCCGCGGATGTGCTCACCTACCCCGGCCTGACCGTGAGCTCCGAGTTCAACCCCTACCCCCTGGAGTCCGCGACGATCGACGGCCTGACGCTCACCCGCACCGGCGGCACCTACTGGGGTGGTCAGCAGTTCGGCTCCATCTGGCTGCGCGGCGACCAGAACCCGACCAACGGCATCACCATCAAGAACGTCGACATCATCGACCCGACCTACCAGGGCATCAGCATCCAGAACAACAACGGGGGCGCCTTCACCAACGTGTTGTTCGATGGCATCACCATCACCAACCCCACCACCTACGGCATCCAGGTGCTGTCCACGGCCAAGGGTGGTGCCACCTTCAGCAACGTGACGGTGAACAACGCCCCCAGCGGCAAGGCCGTCAACCAGAGCAACGGCGGCTTCACCATCACCAACGGCGGCGGCAACAACTGGTAG